A portion of the Myxococcales bacterium genome contains these proteins:
- a CDS encoding ASCH domain-containing protein: protein MRALSVKQPWAELIAAGKKKIEYRTWSVDLRGEVLIVASKSRNDDEVRARRLDPAALLYGKAMCVVDLVKVTGEPGDYEWHLKNPRRVAPVDVTGYASLYTVPDERIRFVKSKGAAAKARGGGAKKKAVKKAASR, encoded by the coding sequence ATGCGCGCACTTTCCGTGAAGCAGCCGTGGGCGGAGCTCATCGCGGCCGGCAAGAAGAAGATCGAATACCGCACGTGGTCCGTTGACCTCCGCGGCGAGGTACTCATCGTCGCAAGCAAGAGCCGCAACGACGACGAAGTGCGCGCGCGGCGGCTCGACCCGGCCGCGCTGCTCTACGGCAAGGCCATGTGCGTCGTCGACCTCGTGAAGGTGACCGGCGAGCCGGGCGACTACGAGTGGCACCTCAAGAACCCTCGTCGCGTCGCGCCGGTCGACGTTACGGGGTACGCCTCGCTCTACACGGTGCCCGACGAGCGCATCCGGTTCGTGAAGTCGAAGGGAGCGGCGGCGAAGGCCCGGGGCGGCGGTGCAAAGAAGAAGGCGGTCAAGAAGGCAGCTTCTCGTTAG
- a CDS encoding HNH endonuclease, which yields MAHAAVTQGATAYSAGHYAIRSKFNAGLRSGSINVRPLADDERLKLVLPQACAYCGAGKPLAADHIVPRHRGGEDVGDNLIWACRSCNSSKATTDLLAWYERRACFRRCSCFAAT from the coding sequence ATGGCCCACGCGGCGGTCACGCAAGGCGCGACGGCGTACTCAGCTGGGCACTACGCCATCCGCAGCAAGTTCAACGCGGGCCTGCGCAGCGGGTCGATCAACGTCCGTCCGCTCGCGGACGATGAGCGCCTCAAGCTCGTTCTGCCACAGGCTTGCGCCTATTGCGGCGCGGGCAAGCCGCTGGCCGCGGATCACATCGTGCCACGGCATCGCGGCGGCGAAGATGTTGGCGACAACCTCATCTGGGCATGCCGAAGCTGCAACAGCTCCAAGGCCACCACGGACCTGCTCGCTTGGTATGAACGCCGAGCCTGTTTCCGCCGCTGCTCTTGCTTCGCCGCTACCTGA
- a CDS encoding helix-turn-helix transcriptional regulator, with translation MAMRLGTRLKRARLAQGLNQADIAVKVGVSQPMISNWEKGRSQPDAEDLKKLEKILGKFYKPARTGATGDDDSAALSKRADLRTWLRACEKADLSAIELSEASRVSVVQIYNLESGHAVLTRGKGRESVWKKALKTQVPTKSGDEAKEEQAIEGLGALTDFDPTKSRIAHMSGRLRLLRCERPADLVGKAQNIKTRVANHEDKFWFKAPIVSRGVHRGYRPCSSASDGTSSHQVKCRHQQAIR, from the coding sequence ATGGCGATGCGGCTGGGGACAAGGCTGAAACGCGCCCGACTGGCGCAAGGGCTCAATCAAGCAGACATTGCGGTGAAGGTCGGGGTGTCCCAGCCGATGATCAGCAACTGGGAGAAGGGTCGAAGCCAGCCGGACGCGGAGGATCTGAAGAAGCTCGAGAAGATCCTCGGGAAGTTCTACAAACCCGCACGAACCGGGGCGACCGGAGACGATGACTCGGCTGCCCTGAGCAAGCGCGCAGATCTTCGAACTTGGCTGCGTGCTTGCGAGAAGGCAGACCTCTCGGCGATCGAGCTGTCTGAGGCGTCCAGGGTGTCTGTCGTGCAAATCTACAATCTTGAGTCTGGTCACGCAGTTCTAACCCGCGGGAAGGGACGCGAAAGCGTTTGGAAAAAGGCGCTGAAGACGCAGGTCCCGACGAAGTCCGGAGATGAGGCAAAGGAAGAACAAGCCATCGAGGGGCTGGGCGCACTTACTGACTTCGACCCCACGAAAAGCAGGATCGCCCACATGTCCGGGCGTCTACGTCTTCTACGATGTGAGCGACCGGCCGATCTCGTAGGCAAGGCACAGAACATCAAGACCCGTGTCGCCAATCACGAGGACAAGTTCTGGTTCAAGGCGCCTATTGTCAGTCGCGGCGTACATCGAGGTTACCGACCCTGCTCTTCGGCATCAGATGGAACAAGTTCTCATCAAGTCAAATGCCGTCATCAACAAGCAATCCGTTGA
- a CDS encoding PD-(D/E)XK nuclease family protein, protein MLHPSALDALHRFLADPSGPAAAGAGSSGGSPSAAPLPSRTILVPTEAHAHALRRVISASAPRGLIGTRFARPEALALELLQREGVDFTPGEEAHRATRLLALFHERRLGLRYFEAALLADVPGWDVAFARTLTELEAAAFTPNALEDLAASPLPAEAPSRAADRLHDLALIWRALDERAARSFTPARMLVEAAALSTREPAAWPELGPTLAFVTGHETAARARFLRAIPRVTLALVPSRPRRHAHHERLALLFPELAAAAATSAPASGAPSTRSTVTELELLSQFLFESPDVLSAPSRPRSRGPDGTVHFEHHGGVADELEAAAQWVHREVLEHKTPLSELAILAPRLEPWAALVRDRLATLPWPDDAGGDAADGPPVVVLGGVPVARTSAGARLRALLAALSRFLPIDALSALVPALRAEGLEGRSRLGRSQAMKLIAGLGTVGGADAAPEAALEWLPRMQTQSAALERELATARDDDEDREYALRDARTRALHLRAITPSMTALHELARAIVDKQSLVALWPRLAEFVREHLVLPAPHGPILLAALEDAATSLLATDAGRSVGGATALGLLGEALEGARARASAARFGEPAITLTTVRRAAGLSFRAVRVVGLVEGALPSPGREDPVLPDALRAWLPGVPRLGERAPADLASLVHVLEATTERVTLSASSVDEEGTHRELSPVFTEAGVALARPGRDRRAPPVEVPGVRALAERYFTPSREDAVAFDLQHPLREASWQALAASVARLAPAHWQGPTAVGLERLLALLDPTRAPDALDGVFPKRGAFPVLPGLSPERPISPTRLGRVLGCPQAFFLSDVLGFREAAELPDGDAIDSLAYGSLFHKLAEDFYRTHGESFVAKKGTLEAHLATAEALTDALFTEFVDGYPLGGALVREAERARLQRDVAELLQYDWGSDARAFVSVEQAFGNDAPVRLETSKAERALFVQGQIDRLDSVGTKLFVRDLKTGKPKLRSSKGAGDFDPAVDLQLGVYALVAEQLARSWKVSARGGVESAYVYPKGNPQKERRYSADETKALMTLTRQWLEVARSLLEARALPRTPDPAGCTYCAFAVSCHREQSGRSREVLTLEPRTKPYARFVGEEEA, encoded by the coding sequence GTGCTCCATCCCTCTGCCCTCGATGCGCTTCACCGCTTCCTCGCGGACCCGAGCGGCCCCGCAGCGGCGGGCGCCGGCTCTTCTGGCGGTTCGCCCAGCGCGGCTCCCCTGCCCTCGCGCACCATCCTCGTCCCAACGGAGGCCCACGCGCACGCCCTACGACGCGTCATCAGCGCCTCGGCGCCGCGCGGCCTCATCGGTACCCGCTTCGCTCGGCCCGAGGCGCTCGCCCTTGAGCTCCTTCAGCGTGAAGGCGTCGACTTCACGCCCGGCGAAGAAGCGCACCGCGCCACGCGGCTCCTCGCGCTCTTTCACGAGCGGCGGCTCGGTCTCCGCTACTTCGAGGCGGCGCTCCTCGCCGATGTGCCCGGGTGGGACGTCGCGTTCGCGCGCACGCTCACCGAGCTCGAGGCCGCGGCCTTCACCCCCAACGCGCTCGAAGACCTCGCGGCGAGCCCCCTGCCCGCGGAGGCGCCTTCGCGCGCGGCCGATCGCTTGCACGATCTCGCGCTCATCTGGCGCGCGCTCGACGAACGGGCCGCTCGGTCCTTCACGCCGGCGCGGATGCTCGTGGAGGCCGCCGCGCTCAGCACGCGTGAGCCCGCGGCGTGGCCGGAGCTCGGCCCTACCCTCGCCTTCGTAACCGGGCACGAGACCGCCGCGCGCGCCCGCTTTCTTCGCGCCATCCCGCGCGTAACGCTCGCCCTCGTCCCGTCGCGTCCGCGCCGCCACGCGCACCACGAGCGCTTGGCGCTGCTCTTTCCCGAGCTCGCCGCCGCGGCGGCGACCAGCGCGCCCGCCTCCGGGGCGCCGTCGACACGCTCGACCGTCACCGAGCTCGAGCTCCTGTCGCAATTTCTCTTCGAGTCGCCCGACGTGCTCTCCGCCCCTTCGCGGCCGCGAAGCCGCGGCCCCGACGGCACCGTGCACTTCGAGCATCACGGCGGCGTGGCCGACGAGCTCGAGGCCGCCGCCCAGTGGGTGCACCGCGAGGTGCTCGAGCACAAGACCCCGCTCTCCGAGCTCGCCATCCTCGCGCCGCGCCTCGAGCCTTGGGCGGCGCTCGTCCGCGATCGCCTCGCCACCTTGCCGTGGCCGGACGACGCGGGCGGCGACGCCGCAGACGGGCCCCCTGTCGTCGTCCTCGGCGGCGTGCCCGTCGCGCGCACGAGCGCGGGCGCGCGCCTTCGCGCCCTGCTCGCGGCGCTCTCGCGGTTCCTCCCCATCGACGCGCTCTCGGCGCTCGTGCCCGCCCTCCGCGCCGAAGGCCTCGAGGGCCGTAGCCGCCTCGGACGAAGCCAAGCGATGAAGCTCATCGCCGGTCTCGGCACCGTCGGCGGCGCCGATGCCGCGCCGGAGGCCGCCCTCGAGTGGCTCCCTCGGATGCAGACTCAATCGGCCGCCCTCGAGCGTGAGCTCGCCACCGCGCGCGACGACGACGAAGATCGCGAATACGCGCTCCGCGACGCACGCACGCGCGCCCTGCACCTGCGCGCCATCACGCCGTCGATGACGGCGCTGCACGAGCTGGCCCGCGCGATCGTCGATAAACAGAGCCTCGTCGCGCTCTGGCCGCGCCTCGCCGAGTTCGTGCGCGAGCACCTCGTCTTGCCCGCGCCCCACGGCCCCATCCTCTTGGCGGCGCTCGAGGACGCGGCCACGAGCCTCCTCGCGACCGACGCCGGTCGCTCCGTCGGCGGGGCCACAGCGCTCGGCCTGCTCGGAGAAGCGCTCGAAGGCGCGCGCGCGCGCGCGAGCGCCGCGCGCTTCGGAGAGCCCGCCATCACCCTCACGACGGTGCGCCGCGCCGCGGGCCTCTCGTTTCGCGCGGTCCGCGTCGTGGGCCTCGTCGAGGGCGCGCTCCCTTCGCCGGGCCGCGAAGATCCCGTGCTGCCTGACGCCCTGCGCGCGTGGCTGCCCGGCGTGCCCCGCCTCGGCGAGCGCGCCCCCGCCGACCTCGCGAGCCTCGTCCACGTCCTCGAAGCGACCACCGAGCGCGTCACGCTCTCCGCCTCGTCCGTCGACGAAGAAGGCACGCACCGCGAGCTGTCGCCGGTCTTCACCGAGGCCGGCGTGGCCCTCGCGAGGCCGGGCCGCGATCGCCGCGCCCCGCCTGTGGAGGTGCCGGGCGTGCGCGCGCTCGCCGAGCGCTACTTCACGCCGAGCCGCGAGGACGCGGTCGCCTTCGACCTCCAGCATCCCCTGCGCGAGGCATCCTGGCAGGCTCTCGCCGCCAGCGTCGCGCGCCTGGCGCCAGCCCACTGGCAAGGGCCGACCGCCGTGGGCCTCGAGCGCCTGCTCGCGCTGCTCGACCCAACGCGCGCGCCCGACGCCCTCGATGGCGTGTTCCCCAAGCGCGGCGCGTTCCCCGTGCTCCCGGGCCTCTCGCCGGAGCGCCCCATCTCGCCGACGCGCCTCGGCCGCGTCCTCGGATGCCCCCAGGCGTTCTTCCTGTCGGACGTCTTGGGCTTCCGCGAGGCCGCCGAGCTCCCCGACGGCGACGCCATCGATTCGCTGGCCTACGGCTCGCTCTTCCACAAGCTCGCGGAGGACTTCTACCGCACCCACGGCGAGAGCTTCGTCGCAAAGAAGGGCACGCTCGAGGCGCACCTCGCGACCGCCGAGGCGCTCACCGACGCGCTCTTCACGGAGTTCGTGGACGGCTATCCGCTGGGGGGCGCGCTCGTGCGCGAGGCCGAGCGCGCACGCCTCCAGCGCGACGTGGCGGAGCTGCTCCAATACGATTGGGGCTCTGACGCCCGCGCCTTCGTGAGCGTGGAGCAAGCCTTCGGCAACGACGCGCCCGTGCGCCTCGAGACCTCCAAGGCGGAGCGCGCATTGTTCGTGCAAGGGCAGATCGATCGGCTCGATAGCGTGGGCACCAAGCTCTTCGTGCGCGATCTCAAGACCGGCAAGCCGAAGCTCCGGAGCTCCAAGGGCGCAGGCGACTTCGACCCGGCCGTCGATCTTCAGCTCGGCGTCTATGCGCTCGTCGCCGAGCAGCTCGCGCGCTCGTGGAAGGTCTCGGCGCGGGGCGGCGTCGAGAGCGCGTACGTCTACCCCAAAGGCAACCCTCAGAAGGAGCGGCGCTACAGCGCAGACGAGACCAAGGCGCTCATGACGCTCACGCGCCAGTGGCTCGAGGTGGCGCGCTCGCTCCTCGAAGCGAGGGCACTTCCCCGAACGCCCGACCCGGCCGGCTGCACCTATTGCGCGTTCGCGGTGTCGTGTCATCGAGAGCAGAGCGGCCGCTCGAGGGAGGTGCTCACGCTCGAGCCGCGCACGAAGCCCTACGCGCGCTTCGTTGGGGAGGAGGAGGCGTGA
- a CDS encoding UvrD-helicase domain-containing protein, which translates to MSTSDQAARELAVRSRKNLVIDAGAGTGKTTTLVARLVERIAPEDDGPALSLDRIAAITFTRRAAGELKLRVRESILRALGTTSLSATRRARLLEALGKLDSAHLGTIHSFADRLLRLRPAEAKLSPSYNIAEDAGALVREAYERMLRLAQDGHLGKSLAGAGHPTELVTLADRATAAFADALRCGVRAREPDYDFAPPSLEELYARLLECRDRALPTLQTLPTPPTLAEPTFDRARLDAAARLARACLTPVGPDDDGARVLLRLGRSLAAIDPERSSTLLDVLDAVRRVDELGPKKSFARGSSGVAALKALKDKGPAKDRPSLLEQLVAPIHEWMAKRLVSLWPVAVTLYEETKRRNQALDAIDLLLKLRDLLRDELTVRGEYQKLFDHLFVDEFQDTDPLQAEVLLYLCEQGPRAKSVDAVVLTPGKLTIVGDPKQSIYRFRRADIGMYERVRSQIMAGDHDAVELRANFRSEPRLLQWLNHRMAAVLGEHKTETFDPATGQAYFRALGPDAARAKATTSCTSCPSRTSPDSQDGADAVRELEAEALAAYVRGLVDKSELTVVDADTREARPVRTSDIAVLARATTSLKILFAAFDRADVPYAPAGGRLFLSEPVHQQFLLGLRAVSDTDDGGALAALLRPPFFAIDPWDLWQAKAKQQALEGVDLEAAARAEEAAAWVMELRRERGRRSFGDTARRLLDETGFARAVALGPNGAQRVRHLRELIFALERVGDAEKLDFDGVVMRAREWVDAPVGLDPAPPVGSDAVRILTVHQAKGLEFPVVILWDAAGELARGPRGSAFELEEPSGAWSMSLSRLHWDEPAGSGLKARAEEMAAHERRRLLYVAATRARDLLVLPVRTGGKFSDADKYAHALLAAPALAGKAANGVRLLEPYREGRGAAWSKPAVAMNRPPKLAKGAAERERAAWEEALRESMRPRLEPTSVTSEAHRADGHAPKGELAATGADAERGGAHARASRGHGARGGGGRGRWSGRR; encoded by the coding sequence ATGAGCACCTCGGATCAAGCCGCCCGCGAGCTCGCCGTTCGCTCTCGCAAGAACCTCGTCATCGACGCCGGCGCCGGCACCGGAAAGACGACCACCCTCGTGGCGCGCCTCGTCGAGCGCATCGCGCCGGAGGACGACGGCCCCGCGCTCTCGCTGGACCGCATCGCGGCGATCACCTTCACCCGCCGCGCCGCCGGCGAGCTCAAGCTGCGCGTGCGCGAGTCGATTCTGCGAGCGCTCGGCACAACGTCGCTCAGCGCCACGCGAAGGGCGCGCCTCTTGGAGGCGCTCGGCAAGCTCGACTCCGCGCACCTCGGCACGATCCACTCGTTCGCGGATCGACTGCTGCGGCTCCGCCCCGCGGAAGCGAAGCTCAGCCCGAGCTACAACATCGCGGAAGACGCGGGCGCGCTCGTCCGCGAGGCCTACGAGCGGATGCTTCGCCTGGCGCAAGACGGACACCTGGGCAAGAGCCTGGCCGGCGCCGGTCACCCGACAGAGTTGGTGACACTCGCCGACCGCGCGACGGCGGCCTTCGCGGATGCGCTTCGGTGCGGCGTCCGCGCCCGCGAGCCCGACTACGACTTTGCCCCGCCGAGCCTCGAGGAGCTGTACGCGAGGCTGCTCGAGTGCCGCGATCGCGCGCTGCCCACGCTGCAGACGCTGCCCACGCCGCCCACCTTGGCCGAGCCCACCTTCGACCGCGCGCGGCTCGACGCTGCTGCACGACTCGCGAGAGCGTGCCTCACGCCGGTCGGGCCCGATGACGACGGCGCGCGCGTCTTGCTTCGCTTGGGCCGGAGCCTCGCGGCCATTGACCCTGAGCGCTCGTCGACGCTCCTCGACGTGCTCGACGCGGTGCGCCGCGTGGACGAGCTCGGGCCGAAGAAGAGCTTCGCTCGGGGGAGCTCCGGCGTCGCTGCGCTCAAGGCCCTCAAGGACAAGGGCCCCGCGAAGGATCGCCCCTCGCTCCTCGAGCAACTCGTCGCGCCCATCCACGAGTGGATGGCGAAGCGGCTCGTGAGCCTCTGGCCCGTCGCCGTGACGCTCTACGAGGAGACGAAGCGGCGAAACCAGGCGCTCGACGCCATCGATCTCCTGCTCAAGCTCCGCGATCTGTTGCGCGATGAGCTCACGGTCCGCGGCGAATACCAGAAGCTCTTCGACCACCTCTTCGTCGACGAGTTCCAGGACACCGATCCGCTCCAGGCCGAGGTCCTCCTTTATCTGTGCGAGCAGGGGCCGCGCGCCAAGAGTGTGGACGCCGTGGTGCTCACGCCGGGGAAGCTGACCATCGTGGGGGATCCCAAGCAGTCGATCTATCGCTTCCGGCGCGCCGACATCGGCATGTACGAGCGCGTGCGGAGCCAAATCATGGCCGGCGACCACGACGCCGTCGAGCTCCGCGCAAACTTCCGCAGCGAGCCGAGGCTCCTTCAGTGGCTGAACCACCGCATGGCCGCCGTGCTCGGTGAGCACAAGACCGAGACCTTCGACCCGGCGACGGGCCAAGCCTACTTTCGCGCGCTCGGGCCGGACGCAGCAAGGGCGAAGGCGACGACGTCGTGCACCTCTTGCCCCTCGAGGACCTCGCCGGACTCGCAGGACGGCGCCGACGCCGTCCGCGAGCTGGAGGCGGAGGCGCTGGCGGCCTACGTGCGCGGGCTCGTGGACAAGAGCGAGCTGACGGTCGTCGACGCCGACACGCGCGAGGCGAGGCCGGTGCGCACGAGCGACATCGCCGTCCTGGCGCGCGCGACGACGTCGCTGAAGATCCTGTTCGCGGCGTTCGACCGCGCCGACGTGCCCTATGCGCCAGCGGGCGGGCGACTCTTCTTGAGCGAGCCGGTGCACCAGCAGTTTCTTCTGGGGCTCCGCGCCGTCAGCGACACGGACGACGGCGGCGCGCTGGCGGCGCTGCTCCGGCCGCCGTTCTTCGCCATCGATCCGTGGGATCTTTGGCAGGCCAAGGCCAAGCAGCAGGCCCTCGAGGGCGTCGACCTCGAGGCCGCCGCGCGCGCCGAGGAAGCCGCCGCGTGGGTGATGGAGCTGCGACGGGAGCGTGGGAGGCGGAGCTTCGGCGACACGGCGCGTCGCCTGCTCGACGAGACGGGCTTCGCGCGGGCGGTCGCCCTGGGCCCGAACGGCGCGCAGCGCGTGCGCCACCTCCGGGAGCTCATCTTCGCCCTCGAGCGCGTGGGTGACGCGGAGAAGCTCGACTTCGACGGCGTCGTGATGCGCGCGCGCGAGTGGGTCGACGCGCCGGTCGGCTTGGATCCCGCGCCGCCGGTGGGCAGCGACGCAGTGCGCATCCTCACGGTGCATCAAGCGAAGGGCCTCGAGTTTCCCGTCGTCATCTTGTGGGACGCGGCGGGCGAGCTCGCGCGCGGCCCGCGCGGCAGCGCCTTCGAGCTCGAGGAGCCGTCGGGCGCGTGGAGCATGTCGCTGTCGCGGCTTCACTGGGACGAGCCGGCGGGGAGCGGTCTCAAGGCGCGCGCGGAGGAGATGGCGGCCCACGAGCGCCGGCGGCTGCTCTACGTGGCAGCGACGCGCGCCCGCGACTTGCTCGTGCTCCCCGTTCGCACAGGCGGGAAGTTCTCGGACGCGGACAAGTACGCGCACGCGCTCTTGGCGGCGCCAGCGCTCGCGGGCAAGGCGGCGAATGGCGTGCGGCTCCTCGAGCCGTACCGCGAGGGACGCGGCGCCGCGTGGTCGAAGCCTGCGGTCGCGATGAACCGTCCCCCGAAGCTCGCCAAGGGCGCAGCCGAGCGCGAGCGCGCCGCGTGGGAGGAGGCGCTTCGCGAGTCGATGCGACCGCGGCTCGAGCCGACGTCCGTGACGAGCGAAGCGCACCGAGCCGACGGCCACGCGCCAAAGGGCGAGTTGGCCGCGACAGGCGCCGACGCCGAGAGGGGTGGAGCTCACGCACGCGCCTCGCGAGGCCACGGCGCTCGGGGCGGAGGCGGGCGGGGTCGATGGAGCGGACGGCGGTGA
- a CDS encoding PD-(D/E)XK nuclease family protein: MHAAIGLVLTRGLDAKESVRRVARALAVGPAVPLDEAAKDVERAFAALRSEGVLPGVRANGGPGRPAGPTWGRRGADAGAGADGTASEGDVALRLEYPFAEASADGAKLVVGYVDLVASGADGALTVIDFKTDRAPTRSAREEYPAYVKQVRQYAAVLARGGEGRPATRAGLLFTETGRVEWCEEG, encoded by the coding sequence GTGCATGCGGCCATTGGGCTGGTGTTGACGCGCGGCCTCGACGCGAAGGAGAGCGTTCGTCGCGTCGCGCGCGCGCTGGCGGTGGGCCCCGCGGTGCCGCTCGACGAAGCGGCGAAGGACGTGGAGCGAGCGTTCGCGGCGCTGCGCAGCGAAGGTGTCCTGCCGGGAGTGCGCGCGAACGGCGGGCCCGGCAGGCCGGCGGGGCCGACGTGGGGCCGGCGCGGTGCCGACGCCGGTGCCGGTGCCGATGGAACCGCGAGCGAGGGAGATGTCGCGCTCCGCCTCGAGTACCCGTTCGCCGAGGCGAGCGCCGATGGCGCAAAGCTGGTCGTGGGCTACGTGGATCTCGTGGCGAGCGGGGCGGACGGGGCGCTCACCGTCATCGACTTCAAGACCGATCGCGCGCCGACACGCAGCGCCCGCGAGGAGTACCCGGCGTACGTGAAGCAGGTCCGCCAGTACGCGGCGGTACTGGCGCGAGGCGGAGAGGGCCGCCCCGCGACGCGGGCGGGGTTGCTGTTTACGGAGACGGGGCGCGTGGAGTGGTGTGAGGAGGGTTGA
- a CDS encoding sigma-70 family RNA polymerase sigma factor, producing the protein MRAVALNSLARMRLPLEAAEDLAHDVLLELVASIEGGAVADGREAAYVRRAAKHRAIDALRRQRGRAAVPLEVLDEEGEGEGQGSGGVENPEALLLRDEEARRLHEQLAAVRALVAAAPRRVREPLSAVYLEGRAIAELVAAELGPEERSCVASQRRVRARVDKALERARGWLRERVRLADASSVVGARARAPKRALGEGEHARGEPGALRSRGLAEPCEVPGHLQDGRRLGGDADAAVGLFVPHARQEIARDPARLRIANEERQDLGRARLGESRRGSRRETSRRRPAPRGERARARRVEPQRRCRCGTT; encoded by the coding sequence GTGCGCGCCGTCGCTCTCAACAGCCTGGCGCGCATGCGCCTGCCGCTTGAGGCCGCCGAAGATCTGGCTCACGACGTGCTCCTCGAGCTGGTCGCCAGTATCGAAGGCGGCGCCGTGGCTGACGGGCGCGAGGCGGCCTACGTGCGCCGCGCCGCGAAGCACCGCGCCATCGACGCGCTACGCCGCCAACGCGGCCGCGCCGCGGTGCCCCTCGAGGTGCTGGACGAGGAAGGCGAAGGCGAGGGCCAGGGTAGCGGCGGCGTCGAAAATCCCGAGGCGCTCCTCCTTCGCGATGAAGAGGCGCGCCGTCTGCATGAGCAGCTCGCCGCTGTTCGGGCCCTCGTGGCTGCGGCGCCGCGCCGCGTCCGCGAGCCGCTGTCGGCCGTCTACCTCGAGGGGCGAGCCATCGCCGAGTTGGTGGCGGCGGAGCTTGGACCGGAGGAGCGCTCTTGCGTGGCCAGCCAGCGTCGCGTGCGGGCGCGCGTCGACAAGGCGCTCGAGCGGGCGCGCGGCTGGTTGCGCGAGCGCGTGCGCCTGGCCGACGCCTCGTCAGTCGTTGGCGCGCGCGCGCGCGCTCCGAAGCGTGCCCTCGGCGAGGGCGAGCACGCACGAGGCGAGCCTGGGGCTCTCAGGTCGCGCGGCCTCGCCGAGCCCTGCGAGGTACCGGGCCACTTGCAAGATGGCCGTCGTCTCGGCGGTGACGCGGATGCCGCCGTCGGTCTCTTCGTGCCGCATGCCCGGCAAGAGATTGCGCGCGACCCAGCGCGCCTCCGGATCGCGAACGAAGAACGACAAGACCTCGGCAGGGCCCGTCTTGGTGAAAGCCGTCGAGGCTCGCGTCGTGAAACGTCGCGACGTCGGCCGGCGCCGCGGGGCGAAAGGGCTCGTGCTCGTCGAGTCGAGCCTCAAAGACGTTGTCGATGCGGAACCACTTGA
- a CDS encoding DUF1835 domain-containing protein, with amino-acid sequence MAGGHVRKALGELGRDDEVVDLRDGLQVGPLADVDRGAKQRDAWWQMLSAGVPAWQTFSEETSLDDFGAMGEARADPRPVVVWHGPDPAEHLVMLRTCFHFASTPEARVRGSHGRRRSAPCAALVLSLRRALRRRGDGSLATPASDPRCSCARGAGNESSRIPAALRDLRQAASSFSLSMCTMRGLRAACVDWTGSTRVLGLVLADLPVGDLFLIWRVRRLLEAGLLEGRGTNEKLGLPGELRSGG; translated from the coding sequence ATGGCCGGCGGGCACGTTCGGAAGGCGCTCGGCGAGCTAGGGCGAGACGACGAGGTCGTGGACTTGCGGGATGGGCTGCAGGTCGGCCCTCTGGCCGACGTCGACCGCGGCGCGAAGCAACGCGACGCGTGGTGGCAGATGCTCAGCGCGGGCGTTCCCGCTTGGCAGACGTTCTCAGAGGAGACGTCGCTCGATGACTTCGGCGCTATGGGCGAGGCCCGCGCAGACCCGCGGCCCGTCGTCGTGTGGCACGGCCCGGACCCGGCCGAGCACTTGGTGATGCTCCGCACCTGCTTCCACTTTGCGAGCACACCCGAGGCGCGCGTTCGAGGTTCACATGGGCGGCGGCGGTCCGCGCCGTGCGCTGCCCTCGTTCTATCGCTCCGTCGCGCTCTCCGGCGGCGAGGTGATGGGAGCCTGGCAACACCGGCGTCGGATCCACGATGTTCATGCGCGCGCGGCGCTGGCAACGAATCGTCGCGCATCCCGGCTGCCCTACGTGACCTGCGCCAGGCCGCATCGTCCTTCTCGCTGTCGATGTGCACGATGCGAGGCCTCCGCGCGGCCTGCGTCGATTGGACCGGGAGTACGCGCGTCCTTGGGCTCGTGCTGGCTGACCTGCCCGTTGGCGATCTCTTTCTCATCTGGCGAGTCCGCCGACTGCTCGAGGCCGGCCTCCTCGAGGGGCGGGGCACGAACGAGAAGCTCGGCTTGCCCGGAGAGCTTCGCTCGGGGGGCTAG